The following coding sequences are from one Bifidobacterium sp. window:
- the ftsX gene encoding permease-like cell division protein FtsX: protein MRFRFILSETWTSLKRNGPMILSVTLVTFISFLFIGASGLMQAQITKAKGDWYDKVEVVVWLCPDGSSQSATCASGKAPTQTEIVAVEDLIHTELADDVSKITYMSQEDFYKNIFLKEYPNGVYEGRTLTAADMQSSLRLKLTDPTKYQVVSEVLSGKTGVEEVVDQRQIFDPVFSILNRATAVTVVLAAVMVLVAIMLTGTTIRMSAASRKNETEIMRLVGASNWTISLPFILEGMFASLIGSVLSVAALSVIVNTFVTNWLAKSITWMPYINQTTVILLAPALIIGAMALSGIASAFSLRRYLKA, encoded by the coding sequence ATGAGATTCCGGTTCATACTTTCAGAAACGTGGACGAGCCTGAAGCGCAACGGCCCCATGATTCTCTCTGTCACCTTGGTGACCTTCATCTCATTCCTATTCATCGGTGCTTCTGGCTTGATGCAGGCTCAAATTACCAAAGCTAAGGGTGATTGGTACGACAAGGTTGAGGTGGTTGTTTGGCTTTGCCCTGATGGTTCCAGTCAATCTGCAACCTGCGCTTCTGGTAAGGCTCCTACACAGACAGAAATTGTTGCTGTCGAGGATCTAATTCACACAGAGCTTGCTGACGATGTATCAAAAATCACCTATATGAGTCAGGAAGATTTTTATAAGAATATCTTCCTCAAAGAATATCCAAATGGTGTATACGAAGGGCGTACTCTTACCGCTGCGGATATGCAATCATCATTGAGACTAAAACTCACTGATCCAACAAAATACCAAGTGGTTTCTGAGGTATTATCTGGCAAAACTGGTGTCGAAGAAGTTGTTGATCAACGCCAAATATTTGATCCTGTATTTAGCATACTGAATCGTGCCACAGCCGTTACTGTTGTGTTGGCAGCAGTGATGGTCTTAGTCGCCATTATGCTTACTGGGACCACGATTCGAATGTCTGCTGCATCTCGAAAAAATGAGACCGAAATTATGCGACTTGTCGGTGCTTCAAATTGGACTATCAGTCTGCCATTTATCTTGGAAGGTATGTTCGCTTCTCTCATAGGATCTGTGCTTTCAGTTGCAGCTCTGAGTGTGATTGTGAACACATTTGTTACCAACTGGTTGGCTAAATCCATTACGTGGATGCCGTACATCAATCAGACCACCGTTATACTACTGGCACCTGCGCTCATCATAGGTGCTATGGCGCTGTCTGGCATCGCTTCTGCCTTCTCGCTCCGTAGATATTTGAAGGCTTAA
- a CDS encoding CHAP domain-containing protein, producing MKQRTRFKAVSAGLLCTAMALTGCIVVSNANIKQAHAVASYSEYQQKLASSDALKTQLAGVSSALQDKILQLNDLVENQIPAAQKAADAAADAAESAKQQADATADRLDAAKKDKSDLETKIAETGADYDDAKAAVAQLARSSFHGSDASDVMEVVTNTKTTTEFVDKMQSKAAVTRSETEAADDAATTLSDSMNRKQRLEAIEKQIAVLKQQTADQAAAAQQASAAASEKQTSLNTLREEGSAQQTALESQKSQLTSSAAKEAAEAVMMKAQIDAYNIQLQKQQQQAAANAAAAAASAQGQYRKATASTTSSSSSNTSSRSSSSSNKSTSSSSSSSSKSSSSSSGSASSSGASGMNYSVPGSCAPGATYCYGHRTGNVGNAYPWSQCTWWAYIRRQQLNLPVGSYLGNGQDWANSARALGYLVNHTPHVGAAISLRGGQLGANAQYGHVAIVEQVNSNSIIVSESGASLMGNVQSRTIYNPGLYWYIHY from the coding sequence ATGAAGCAGAGAACACGTTTCAAAGCTGTCAGTGCAGGGCTGCTATGCACAGCAATGGCGCTTACCGGCTGTATTGTAGTGAGCAACGCCAACATTAAACAGGCTCATGCAGTTGCAAGTTATTCCGAGTATCAGCAAAAGCTGGCTTCAAGTGATGCACTCAAGACGCAGCTTGCAGGCGTTAGTAGCGCGCTACAAGACAAAATCCTTCAACTCAATGATTTGGTAGAAAATCAGATACCGGCAGCGCAGAAAGCAGCTGATGCAGCTGCTGATGCTGCTGAATCAGCCAAACAACAAGCCGATGCAACGGCAGATCGCCTTGACGCCGCTAAAAAAGATAAAAGTGATCTCGAAACAAAGATCGCAGAAACTGGTGCTGATTACGACGATGCCAAAGCAGCAGTTGCGCAACTTGCTCGCAGTAGCTTCCATGGATCTGATGCTTCCGATGTTATGGAAGTAGTGACCAATACTAAAACTACGACCGAGTTCGTCGACAAGATGCAGTCAAAGGCTGCTGTCACGCGCAGTGAAACTGAAGCCGCTGATGATGCTGCGACCACATTAAGCGACTCGATGAATCGTAAGCAGAGACTAGAAGCGATCGAAAAACAGATTGCTGTGCTTAAACAGCAAACCGCAGATCAAGCAGCTGCTGCGCAACAAGCTTCAGCAGCCGCGTCTGAAAAGCAGACCAGCTTAAATACTTTGCGCGAAGAGGGCAGCGCGCAACAGACCGCCTTGGAATCCCAGAAGAGCCAGTTGACTTCTTCGGCGGCCAAAGAAGCTGCCGAAGCAGTGATGATGAAAGCCCAGATTGACGCTTATAACATCCAGCTGCAGAAACAACAGCAGCAAGCTGCTGCAAATGCTGCGGCAGCTGCTGCTTCAGCACAAGGGCAATATCGAAAGGCTACAGCTAGCACTACATCATCTAGCTCTTCAAATACCAGTTCAAGAAGCTCAAGTAGCTCCAATAAATCCACGAGTTCCAGCAGCTCTAGCAGCTCAAAATCAAGTAGTTCTAGTTCAGGAAGTGCTAGCTCAAGCGGTGCTTCTGGTATGAATTACTCGGTTCCAGGAAGTTGTGCACCCGGGGCAACATACTGCTATGGGCATCGTACAGGTAATGTCGGTAACGCTTACCCATGGAGTCAATGCACTTGGTGGGCATATATCAGGCGGCAACAGCTTAACCTTCCTGTGGGGTCCTATTTGGGTAATGGTCAAGACTGGGCTAACTCAGCTCGTGCTTTGGGATATCTGGTAAATCACACACCGCATGTGGGGGCTGCGATTTCTCTACGTGGTGGGCAGCTAGGTGCGAATGCACAATATGGCCACGTAGCTATTGTGGAACAGGTCAATTCGAATTCCATCATCGTTTCTGAAAGTGGAGCCAGCTTGATGGGAAACGTTCAGTCACGAACGATTTATAACCCAGGGCTGTATTGGTACATACATTACTGA
- the smpB gene encoding SsrA-binding protein SmpB, which translates to MAKEQGIATIANNRRARHDYAIEDHLEAGIALTGTEVKSLREGRASLAEAFVTIDRRGEMWLEGANIPEYLNGTWNNHAPKRKRKLLLHAAQIAKFSRQIEAKGYTIIPLSMYFKDGRVKVEIALARGKREFDKRQSLREEQDKREAQRAMRYKNLNRSE; encoded by the coding sequence ATGGCTAAAGAGCAGGGCATCGCTACGATTGCGAATAATCGTCGAGCTCGCCATGACTATGCTATCGAGGACCACCTTGAGGCTGGTATCGCGTTGACTGGTACAGAAGTCAAATCTCTGCGAGAAGGTCGTGCATCATTGGCCGAGGCATTTGTCACCATAGATCGTCGTGGCGAAATGTGGCTTGAGGGCGCTAATATTCCAGAGTATCTGAATGGTACGTGGAATAACCATGCACCTAAGCGCAAGCGCAAATTATTGCTTCATGCTGCACAGATTGCTAAATTTTCTAGGCAAATTGAAGCCAAAGGTTACACCATTATTCCTTTGAGCATGTATTTCAAAGATGGACGCGTCAAAGTTGAGATCGCACTTGCTCGAGGTAAACGCGAGTTCGATAAACGTCAATCTCTGCGTGAAGAGCAAGATAAGCGAGAAGCGCAACGTGCGATGCGTTACAAGAATTTGAATCGCTCTGAGTAG
- a CDS encoding ABC transporter substrate-binding protein, whose amino-acid sequence MKCMATALISSALVLSMAACGTTDSSDNSSAGASGSAATPSAFDVSGISKDDSIASLVPSYIAQDGKLTVGMDTSYAPAEFLGSDGKTPIGYDVDLVNAISKVLGLTADPQTATFDSIIPSIGTKYDIGVSSFTVTKERSEAVDFVTYFKAGMTYAVQKGNPQKVDVNDLCGITLGVQTGTTEEEEATSTSKECTTNGKKAIDIQSYKQQTDVTTALVTGKVDALYADSPVTGYAIEQTGDKLQTLGEDQGVAPQAVAIKKGDSKMDEAIQQAIQKLIDDGTYGKILKSWGAQSGAIETSEINPTVSE is encoded by the coding sequence ATGAAATGTATGGCAACTGCTTTGATTAGCAGCGCCTTGGTGTTGTCTATGGCTGCTTGTGGAACCACAGATAGTTCAGATAATTCGAGTGCTGGTGCTTCAGGATCCGCAGCTACTCCTTCAGCGTTTGATGTCAGTGGCATCTCGAAAGATGACAGCATCGCATCACTGGTGCCGAGCTATATTGCTCAGGACGGCAAGCTCACCGTAGGTATGGATACCTCATATGCGCCAGCGGAATTCCTTGGCTCAGATGGTAAAACTCCGATTGGATACGATGTTGATTTAGTCAACGCTATTTCCAAGGTGCTCGGTCTGACAGCAGATCCACAGACTGCGACTTTCGATTCAATCATCCCATCCATTGGCACTAAATATGATATTGGTGTTTCGAGTTTCACAGTTACCAAAGAACGTAGCGAAGCTGTCGATTTTGTAACGTATTTCAAAGCTGGCATGACCTATGCCGTTCAAAAGGGTAATCCTCAGAAAGTGGACGTCAACGATCTTTGCGGTATTACATTAGGCGTCCAGACTGGGACAACGGAAGAGGAAGAAGCTACCTCCACCAGTAAAGAATGCACGACTAATGGTAAGAAGGCTATTGATATTCAGTCGTATAAGCAGCAGACTGATGTCACCACTGCTCTAGTTACAGGCAAGGTTGATGCTTTGTACGCTGATAGCCCAGTAACTGGTTATGCCATTGAACAGACTGGCGATAAGCTCCAAACACTTGGTGAAGATCAAGGTGTTGCGCCTCAAGCTGTAGCAATCAAAAAAGGCGACAGCAAAATGGATGAAGCGATTCAACAAGCTATACAAAAGCTCATTGACGACGGCACTTACGGCAAAATTCTTAAGTCCTGGGGAGCTCAGAGTGGTGCCATAGAGACATCGGAGATTAACCCAACCGTTAGTGAGTAG
- a CDS encoding amino acid ABC transporter permease: MPKKDNPDGLDIPNRISARPVRKAGPYVAAVIVVVVALMLVHGMVTNPNFDWPTVWMYLFNENVLSGIGWTLQLTVYAMLLATVLAVVLAIMRKSANPVLRGVSWFFIWFFRGTPVYTQLVFWGLLAVLIPKMALGIPFGPEFWSIDTKTLISAGTAAVLGLGLNEAAYLSEIVRAGIEAVDTGQSEAAAALGMRRSVIMRRIILPQAMRIIVPPTGNETIGMLKTTSLVLAVPFTLELQFATNAIANRIYKPIPLLLVACIWYLVITTILMFAQSRLERHFGKGFDARAMGSKGKQPPLPGKTSGEPQDAVNKVNQATMVGLNA, from the coding sequence ATGCCAAAGAAGGACAACCCTGACGGATTGGATATACCGAATAGGATATCTGCACGTCCCGTCAGAAAGGCGGGACCATATGTAGCCGCGGTTATAGTGGTAGTCGTCGCGCTGATGCTGGTTCATGGAATGGTCACGAATCCAAATTTTGACTGGCCTACGGTCTGGATGTACTTATTCAACGAAAATGTGCTTTCGGGCATTGGATGGACGCTGCAACTCACGGTGTATGCCATGCTGTTGGCGACTGTGCTTGCTGTTGTACTGGCTATCATGCGTAAATCTGCTAACCCTGTCTTGCGGGGAGTGAGCTGGTTCTTTATCTGGTTCTTCCGCGGTACACCTGTGTACACACAATTGGTGTTCTGGGGATTACTAGCAGTGTTGATTCCCAAAATGGCACTCGGCATTCCCTTCGGTCCTGAATTCTGGAGTATTGATACTAAAACATTGATTTCGGCAGGAACTGCAGCGGTTCTTGGCCTTGGCCTTAATGAGGCTGCCTATCTGTCCGAAATTGTACGTGCCGGCATTGAAGCTGTAGATACAGGTCAATCCGAAGCAGCTGCGGCATTGGGTATGAGACGTTCAGTGATTATGAGACGTATCATTCTTCCTCAAGCCATGCGTATCATTGTGCCGCCAACCGGCAATGAAACAATAGGGATGTTGAAAACAACGTCGCTGGTATTAGCTGTGCCATTCACTCTGGAACTACAGTTCGCAACAAATGCCATTGCTAATCGAATTTATAAGCCGATTCCTCTGCTACTTGTAGCGTGCATTTGGTATCTCGTCATCACCACAATATTGATGTTTGCTCAGTCCAGACTCGAACGTCACTTTGGTAAGGGTTTTGATGCTAGAGCAATGGGCAGCAAAGGTAAACAGCCTCCTTTGCCAGGCAAGACTTCAGGAGAGCCACAAGATGCAGTCAATAAAGTGAATCAGGCGACGATGGTGGGGTTGAACGCATGA
- a CDS encoding amino acid ABC transporter ATP-binding protein, which translates to MSTQQLSDSMSAVAAIEIKDVHKAFGSLHVLKGVSLKVMPGTVTAILGPSGSGKSTLLRMINQLETRSGGEIIVEGELIGYKRLSDGGLRMLDDREVAQQRSTIGMVFQRFNLFPHKTAVENVMEAPVHVAGVPKKEAKEQALAELDRVGLADRANYYPAQLSGGQQQRVAIARALAMHPKIMLFDEPTSALDPELVGEVLSVMRQVAHEGITMVVVTHEMGFAREVADQVVFMDGGVVVEHGTPDIIDHPQTERFSAFLQSVL; encoded by the coding sequence ATGAGTACACAACAACTATCCGATTCCATGTCTGCTGTAGCGGCCATTGAGATCAAGGATGTTCATAAGGCTTTCGGATCACTTCATGTGCTTAAAGGTGTGAGTTTGAAAGTGATGCCGGGAACTGTCACTGCGATTCTGGGACCTTCTGGGTCCGGCAAATCTACCTTGCTACGCATGATTAACCAGCTTGAGACTCGAAGTGGTGGTGAAATCATTGTTGAAGGTGAGCTGATTGGATATAAGCGTTTAAGCGACGGTGGCTTGAGAATGCTCGATGACCGCGAGGTTGCGCAGCAACGTTCCACAATCGGTATGGTGTTTCAGCGCTTTAACTTATTTCCCCACAAAACTGCTGTTGAGAATGTTATGGAAGCTCCTGTACATGTTGCAGGAGTGCCCAAAAAAGAGGCAAAAGAGCAAGCATTAGCAGAACTTGATCGCGTTGGTCTTGCTGATCGTGCAAATTATTACCCAGCTCAGCTTTCTGGTGGGCAACAGCAACGGGTAGCTATAGCTAGAGCCTTGGCTATGCATCCAAAAATCATGCTTTTTGACGAACCAACCTCGGCATTAGACCCAGAGTTGGTTGGAGAAGTGCTATCAGTTATGAGACAGGTTGCTCATGAAGGTATCACCATGGTCGTAGTTACTCATGAGATGGGCTTTGCGCGCGAGGTTGCAGATCAGGTGGTGTTCATGGATGGGGGAGTTGTGGTGGAACACGGTACTCCTGACATTATCGATCATCCTCAGACTGAACGATTCTCAGCCTTTTTGCAATCCGTGCTGTGA
- the glmS gene encoding glutamine--fructose-6-phosphate transaminase (isomerizing) has translation MCGIVGYAGSGCACGKPLEVCMQGLQRLEYRGYDSAGVALVAPGMDEVAWRKKSGRLNNLEEDLARHPMPQATAGIGHTRWATNGAPTDVNAHPHMSGDGHIAVIHNGIIENAPQLKFNLQAEGYTFASATDTEVAAKLLGKVANEIIAQEGKADLFRALRRVARMLTGAFTILAVDSRQPEIVVGARHDSPLVVGLGEGENFLGSDVAAFVAYTKQALELGQDEAVCISANSVEVTDFEGNAVAEPKRFTVDWDASATEKGGWDSYMDKEIHEEPVAVSDTLLGRFSVDGDLNLDEVRIDEDVFRSIDKIVVIACGSASYAGLVAKYAIEHWVRIPVEIELAHEFRYRDPILTPRTLVVAISQSGETMDTLMALRHAREQGSRVLAICNTQGSTIPRESDAVLYTHAGPEIAVASTKAFVAQIVASYILGLYLAQVKGTMYRDEIRHIVDNLKSMPEKIQWVLDNQAETIAQTAEQMLDAHSFLFLGRHVGYPVAMEGALKLKEIAYTFSEGFAAGELKHGPIALVDEGEPVVVIVPSPRGRDVLHNKVISSIEEVKARGAFTIAVAEVGDPDVEHYADVIFWRPECSTLLSPLTDVVPLQLFAMDMAKLKHYDIDKPRNLAKSVTVE, from the coding sequence ATGTGCGGAATCGTTGGATATGCTGGGTCAGGATGTGCTTGCGGTAAGCCTTTGGAAGTGTGTATGCAGGGGCTTCAGCGTTTGGAATATCGGGGTTATGACTCCGCTGGTGTGGCCCTAGTCGCGCCGGGTATGGATGAAGTCGCTTGGCGCAAGAAGTCAGGACGTCTGAACAATCTCGAAGAGGATCTTGCTCGGCATCCAATGCCACAGGCTACGGCAGGTATAGGTCACACACGTTGGGCCACCAATGGGGCTCCTACGGATGTGAATGCTCATCCGCATATGAGTGGCGACGGGCACATTGCTGTTATTCATAATGGCATCATTGAAAATGCTCCTCAACTCAAATTCAATCTACAAGCTGAGGGATATACCTTCGCCTCTGCCACAGATACAGAAGTTGCAGCTAAGTTACTCGGTAAGGTTGCTAACGAGATTATTGCTCAAGAAGGTAAAGCTGATTTATTCAGAGCTCTGCGGCGCGTAGCAAGGATGCTGACCGGCGCATTTACCATTCTTGCAGTAGATTCACGACAGCCCGAGATAGTGGTAGGAGCTCGTCATGACTCACCTTTGGTTGTTGGCTTAGGTGAGGGAGAGAATTTCCTGGGTTCCGATGTCGCAGCATTTGTGGCATACACTAAGCAGGCTCTAGAACTTGGACAAGATGAAGCGGTTTGCATTAGTGCCAACAGTGTCGAAGTCACGGATTTCGAAGGTAATGCTGTTGCTGAACCAAAACGTTTCACTGTAGACTGGGATGCTTCCGCAACTGAAAAGGGTGGTTGGGACTCATACATGGATAAAGAGATCCATGAAGAGCCCGTAGCGGTTTCTGATACTCTGCTTGGTCGTTTCAGTGTTGATGGAGACTTGAATCTGGACGAAGTCCGTATTGACGAAGATGTGTTCCGCTCGATAGACAAGATTGTGGTCATCGCTTGTGGGTCAGCCTCATATGCGGGTTTGGTAGCTAAGTATGCAATCGAACACTGGGTGCGTATTCCTGTGGAGATTGAGCTCGCGCATGAATTCCGTTACCGCGATCCGATTTTGACGCCTCGCACTCTTGTTGTGGCTATTTCGCAGTCTGGCGAAACCATGGATACCTTGATGGCTCTGCGTCACGCTCGCGAGCAAGGATCACGAGTGCTGGCAATATGCAACACACAAGGTTCCACTATTCCTCGTGAATCTGATGCTGTGCTATACACGCATGCTGGACCTGAGATAGCAGTCGCCTCCACAAAAGCCTTTGTAGCTCAGATTGTCGCTTCGTATATTCTTGGCTTGTATTTGGCTCAAGTTAAGGGCACTATGTATCGCGATGAGATTCGACATATCGTCGATAATCTCAAATCCATGCCTGAAAAAATTCAATGGGTGTTAGACAATCAGGCTGAGACAATTGCTCAGACGGCGGAACAGATGCTCGATGCTCATTCTTTCCTATTCCTAGGGCGGCATGTGGGATATCCGGTTGCTATGGAGGGCGCGCTCAAGCTCAAGGAGATTGCTTACACTTTCTCTGAGGGTTTTGCAGCAGGTGAACTGAAGCATGGACCTATAGCTCTTGTTGATGAGGGAGAGCCGGTGGTGGTGATTGTTCCTAGCCCTCGTGGTCGTGACGTCTTGCACAATAAGGTAATTTCTTCAATTGAAGAGGTTAAAGCACGAGGTGCATTCACAATTGCTGTGGCTGAAGTAGGAGATCCAGATGTTGAGCATTATGCTGATGTGATCTTCTGGCGCCCAGAATGTTCAACCCTGCTGAGTCCTCTTACTGATGTGGTGCCTTTGCAACTGTTTGCCATGGATATGGCGAAACTTAAGCACTATGACATTGACAAGCCTCGTAATTTGGCAAAGTCAGTCACTGTTGAGTGA
- a CDS encoding pseudouridine synthase produces MLEEPDIPFDMQVLYEDQRIIVVDKPHFLPTMPRGMWYRSSALMRLREQYHNADITPAHRLDRSTAGIVVFVKEPSARGAYQMLFQRRAVRKTYECIAPARVLISTRFGVNVQLNRPSLFPMERISHIDKDRGIIQAYESAGEANSRTVIAISCNQQAVLAVNEDALAMFGKRAATRLLRVYQLHPYSGKTHQLRVHMSALGLPILGDDLYPTLNMRATDDFSQPLQLVARSLEFKDPYSGLLHRFTSQIPLQVSDDAIGTHD; encoded by the coding sequence GTGCTTGAAGAGCCGGATATCCCTTTTGACATGCAGGTGTTGTATGAGGATCAGCGCATTATTGTTGTCGATAAACCTCATTTTCTTCCCACCATGCCAAGAGGTATGTGGTATCGTTCCAGCGCTTTAATGCGATTGCGCGAGCAATACCATAATGCTGATATCACTCCAGCTCACCGCTTGGATCGTTCAACAGCGGGCATAGTGGTATTTGTGAAAGAGCCCTCAGCTAGGGGTGCATATCAAATGTTATTCCAGCGGAGAGCAGTGAGAAAAACTTACGAGTGTATCGCTCCTGCAAGAGTGCTAATATCGACACGATTCGGTGTCAACGTGCAGCTCAACAGGCCTTCACTATTTCCGATGGAACGCATTTCACATATAGACAAAGATCGTGGGATTATTCAGGCTTATGAGTCTGCTGGTGAGGCAAATAGCAGGACAGTGATTGCTATAAGTTGCAATCAGCAAGCTGTGTTGGCAGTCAATGAAGATGCCCTGGCAATGTTTGGCAAGCGAGCAGCAACGCGGTTGTTGCGCGTGTACCAACTCCATCCATACAGTGGCAAAACTCACCAGCTCAGGGTGCATATGAGTGCCCTCGGATTGCCGATACTCGGTGATGATTTGTATCCGACGCTGAATATGAGGGCGACGGATGATTTCTCGCAGCCTCTTCAGCTTGTGGCGCGAAGTCTAGAGTTCAAAGATCCATATAGCGGGCTATTGCACAGATTCACATCCCAGATACCTTTGCAGGTGTCGGATGATGCTATTGGGACGCACGACTGA
- a CDS encoding LacI family DNA-binding transcriptional regulator, with protein sequence MQDVAQEAGVSPQTVSRVSNGSQAVRPETRKRVKEAMQKLGYRPNFAGRALKHGRFKDIGVAMFNMNTYGNMRILEGISTCAAAKGYATTVLTMQTTDEHPLRHAIEQMKQFPVDGVIVILEQRVADFTDFIPPRDLPVIMVTEGPSNHCPTIDDDQYGCAASASEYLLSKGHRTVYHISGPQHSQAAVSRARGWKDTLMQQGLAVPDAFIGDWNADSGYDAGRLFAADPQCTAIFAANDQMAYGAIQGIESTGKHVPDDISVIGVDDSLHGTVPRLSLTTMRMHFSEIAQSAFSMVLRACEGDSPSVGVKTVIPAELIERSSVRDLNE encoded by the coding sequence ATGCAAGACGTCGCCCAAGAAGCAGGCGTCTCTCCTCAAACCGTTTCTCGCGTATCCAATGGCAGTCAGGCTGTACGCCCCGAAACGCGCAAACGTGTTAAGGAGGCAATGCAGAAACTAGGATATCGTCCAAATTTTGCTGGACGCGCATTGAAACATGGCCGTTTCAAAGATATTGGCGTTGCCATGTTCAATATGAACACCTATGGCAATATGCGCATCTTGGAAGGCATCAGCACCTGCGCAGCGGCAAAGGGATATGCCACCACAGTGTTGACCATGCAAACTACAGATGAGCATCCTCTACGGCACGCCATTGAACAGATGAAGCAATTTCCTGTCGATGGTGTGATTGTCATCCTAGAACAACGCGTAGCAGATTTCACTGATTTCATACCTCCCAGGGATTTACCTGTAATCATGGTGACAGAGGGACCATCAAATCACTGCCCTACCATTGACGACGACCAGTATGGATGTGCAGCTTCGGCTAGCGAATACTTACTGAGCAAAGGACATCGGACCGTTTATCACATATCAGGACCTCAGCATTCACAGGCTGCCGTCAGCCGCGCACGAGGTTGGAAAGATACCCTCATGCAGCAGGGTTTAGCAGTTCCTGATGCTTTTATAGGCGACTGGAACGCCGACAGTGGATACGATGCAGGGCGACTCTTCGCCGCCGATCCACAATGCACGGCTATTTTTGCAGCAAACGACCAGATGGCATACGGTGCCATTCAAGGCATTGAAAGCACGGGTAAACATGTGCCCGATGACATCAGTGTCATAGGTGTCGACGATTCCTTACACGGCACTGTTCCACGGTTATCTCTGACCACTATGCGTATGCATTTCTCTGAAATCGCACAAAGTGCTTTCTCAATGGTTCTACGTGCATGCGAAGGTGACTCTCCATCCGTTGGCGTGAAAACTGTGATTCCTGCAGAACTCATAGAACGTTCCTCTGTTCGCGATTTGAACGAATAA
- a CDS encoding carbohydrate ABC transporter permease, with protein MVAPSVPVIRGSELPGSARGGGRRHDWRGWKFMLPFAVVFVFVFIVPIVYAVWISFFQKKMIGGTVFVGLANYGRLLGDTQFWDSVRRVALFTVVQVPVMLFLAAALALALDSMKLHGSKFFRISTFLPYAVPAVVSTLIWGFVYGSKYGLVGSLNDVLGTNLDVLAPSVLLAAIGNIVTWEFTGYNMLIFYSSLSTIPHSLYEAAAIDGASEWQIVRRIKLPELRGSLAITVIFSIIGSFQLFNEPSILQNMVPGNAVTTYYTPNMYAYNLSFSGNQSNYAAALAIVMAVITMAIAYAVQLRSMKEQMK; from the coding sequence ATGGTTGCGCCTAGTGTGCCAGTGATTCGGGGGTCGGAGTTGCCAGGCTCTGCTCGTGGTGGTGGTCGACGTCATGATTGGCGTGGTTGGAAGTTTATGCTGCCTTTCGCTGTGGTATTCGTGTTTGTGTTTATCGTGCCGATTGTGTATGCGGTGTGGATTTCGTTCTTCCAAAAGAAAATGATTGGTGGAACGGTGTTCGTAGGCTTAGCAAATTATGGTCGTTTACTGGGCGATACGCAGTTCTGGGATAGTGTGCGTAGAGTGGCACTGTTCACGGTAGTGCAGGTGCCGGTGATGTTGTTTTTGGCGGCTGCGTTGGCTCTGGCACTTGACAGCATGAAATTACACGGTTCAAAGTTCTTCCGTATTTCTACTTTTCTGCCTTATGCGGTGCCGGCAGTGGTATCCACGTTAATTTGGGGTTTTGTGTACGGATCAAAGTATGGGTTGGTTGGTTCGCTTAACGACGTGTTGGGTACCAATCTAGATGTATTGGCTCCTTCGGTGTTGTTGGCTGCGATTGGCAACATTGTGACGTGGGAGTTCACGGGCTATAACATGTTGATTTTCTATTCGAGTCTCTCAACAATCCCTCATTCTTTATATGAGGCTGCGGCAATTGATGGAGCTAGTGAATGGCAGATTGTGCGCAGGATTAAGCTGCCGGAACTTAGGGGGTCATTGGCGATTACGGTGATTTTCAGTATTATTGGCAGTTTTCAGTTATTCAACGAACCGAGCATTCTGCAGAATATGGTGCCAGGCAATGCTGTGACGACGTATTACACGCCAAACATGTATGCCTACAACTTGAGTTTCTCTGGTAATCAGTCCAATTATGCGGCGGCGTTGGCGATAGTGATGGCTGTCATCACTATGGCTATTGCTTATGCCGTGCAGTTGCGCAGTATGAAGGAGCAGATGAAGTGA